TGGAAGATCTCGATGCCGCGGTGGAAAAATTGAAAACCGCCGGAGTGAAGATCTATTTGCCGATCCAGGATTTCCCGATCTGCCGCATGGCGCTGATCTCCGATCCAAGCGGTAATACGGTTGCCCTTCACCAGAAGAAGCCGAACCACCCGGAGTGTGGGGGACACTAATAGATCAAAGGTCATGAAAGTCACCGAGATCGCTTTCTCCTGCTACCCCGTTACCGACATGGCGCGCTCCATCGCCTTCTACGAAGGCGTGCTAGGCCTGACCAAAACCATGGACCACGAGATGGAAGATGGCAGCGGGCACTGGGTCGAGTTCGACATCGGGGCGGGCACGCTAGGCCTCGGCAAAACGCCGGGCTGGGAGCCTAGCCCGAATGGCTGCACCGTCGGACTTGAGGTCGAAGACTTCGAGGCCGCCGTCGCCAAGGTCCAAGCCGCCGGTGTCACGGTGACCATGGGTCCACTTGAAACCCCGGTCTGCCACATGCTCATGATCTCCGATCCTGACGGCAGCCCCCTCATCATCCACAAACGCAAGCCCGGCCACGCCTGAAGGCTCCGTTCCTCTTTCCTACCGACCACTTCCCCACAGTTCCGCCATGGCCATCCTTGTTGACGAAAATACCAAGCTCCTCGTGCAGGGCATCACCGGAAGTTTCGGTGCCCGGCACGCCTCGCTCTCCCTCGACTACGGCACCAAGCTTGTGGCCGGCGTGACGCCGGGCAAGGGCGGCCAGAACTTCGCGGACTTCGTGCCCATCTTCGATACCGTCGCACAAGCGGTGAAGGAAACCGGTGCTACCGCTTCCGCGATCTTCGTGCCCCCGCCATTCGCAGCCGACGCCATCCTTGAAGCAGTGGACGCAGGCGTTGACCTCGTGGTCTGCATCACGGAAGGCATCCCGGTGATGGACATGATGCGCGTGAAGGAAGCGATGAAGGGCGCCAAGTCCCGCCTCATCGGCCCGAACTGCCCCGGCCTCGTGACCCCTGGCTACGGAGAGAAGTCGCACGGCGGCTGCCGCATCGGCATCACCCCGAGCCAGATCTGCAAGCGCGGCAACGTGGGCGTGGTCTCCCGCTCCGGCACCCTTACCTACGAGGCGGTCTTCCAGTTGACCCAGCTCGGCTACGGCCAGAGCACGCTCGTCGGCATCGGCGGCGACCCGATCAATGGCACCAGCCACCTCGACGTGCTGCAAATGTTCAACGAGGACCCGGAAACCGAAGCAATCATCATGATCGGTGAAATCGGCGGCAACGCGGAAGTCGAAGCCGCCCGCTGGGCCAAGGATCACTGCAAGAAGCCGATCGCAGGCTTCATCGCCGGTGCGACCGCGCCTCCAGGACGCCGCATGGGCCACGCCGGTGCGATCGTCGGCGGCGAGGAAGACACCGCGCAGGCCAAGAAGCGCATCCTCGCCGAGTGCGGCATCGCCGTTTCCGAAACGCCAAGCGACATGGCGAAGACACTGCTCGAGCGCTGGGGCAAGTAAGCCACCGCCGTCCTTTTCCAAGGCGCGACCGCATCCGTGGTCGCGCCTTTTTCTTTTTCCGCATTCGGCAGTTTAGTCTCACAGGCGACACAGCCTTACGGGATCGCAAGCATCGAGCGGTCAAGAAAGCTCATCTGACGTTGCAAATCGCGCACCATGAGCCCCATGAATCGGACTGGTGGATAATTGCGAAAAAATGGTGCTGAACGATATGCGGCGAGGGTTGCCAGCCGCGGTTGGTGCCGTTATCGCCCCGCCTTTCGTTCCACATGAAGCGTGTAGAAACCATCGCGGAACCGGACGTCGTGTTGATCGGCGGCGGAATCATGAGTGCCACCCTCGGCGTGCTGCTGCATGAGCTGGACCCCACGCTGAAGATCCAGATCGTCGAGGCACTCGCCGAAGTCGCGAGGGAAAGCTCGAATCCCTGGAACAACGCAGGCACCGGCCACGCCGCCCTCTGCGAGCTGAACTACACGAAGGAACGGCCGGATGGATCCGTGGACATCTCGAAGGCGCTCGAAATCAACGAGGCTTTCGAGCTCTCCAAACAGTTCTGGGCCTACCTCGTGCAGCGCGGCCTTTTGCCTGATCCCGCGGACTTCATCACCGCGGTGCCGCACATGAGCTTCGTCCATGGCAAGGCGGACCAAGCATTCCTGCGCCGCCGCTACGAAACGATGAAGAGCCATCATTTCTTCGCGGAGATGGAATACGCGGAGGATCGCACCACGATCCGGAAATGGGCGCCGCTTCTGCTGGACGGACGTGCCGCTGCAGAACCTCTTGCCGCGACACGTGCGGAGGGAGGCACCGATGTGAACTTCGGGGCGCTTACCCAAAGCCTCGTCGATCACCTCGCCTCGCGGGACGTCGTGAAAATCGCCACCAGCCACCAGGTTCGCGATATCCGCCGCAAGCGCGATGGCCGCTGGGAGCTCACCGTGCGAAACCTGAAGAAGAACATCAATCGCTCCATCACTGCGCCCTTCGTCTTCGTCGGTGCAGGTGGGGCCTCGCTGCCGCTCTTGCAGAAATCGAAGATTCCCGAGGGCAAGGGCTTCGGAGGCTTCCCGGTCAGCGGACAGTTCCTCGTCTGCGACAACCCGGAAATCGTGAAGCGCCACCACGCCAAGGTCTACGGCAAGGCTGCCGTCGGCGCTCCGCCAATGTCGGTGCCGCACCTCGATACCCGCATGATCGACGGGAAGAACACCTTGCTCTTCGGTCCCTTCGCAGGCTTCTCGCCGAAGTTCCTGAAGTCCGGCTCGCTCTTTGACCTGCCGGGTTCGGTGAGGCTCTCGAACCTCGTGCCGATGCTTGCGGTGGGAAAGGACAATCTCGATCTCACCCGCTATCTCATCGAGCAGGTGATGCAGAGTCCCGAGGACCGGCTCGAAGCGCTACGTGAGTTCTTCCCCGCAGCGGAGCTGGCCGACTGGCACCTCCTCACCGCGGGCCAGCGCGTGCAGATCATCAAGCAGGACGCGGACAAGGGCGGTGTCCTTCAGTTCGGCACGGAGATCGTGGCCGCGGCGGATGGCTCCATTGCCGCGCTCTTGGGCGCTTCACCTGGTGCCTCGACCGCCGTGGATGTGATGCTGGACATCATCGGAAAATGCTTCAGCAAGCGCCTCCCGGGATGGAAGGCAAAGCTCCGCGAGATGGTCCCCTCCTATGGAAAGAGCCTGCAGAACGATGTGGATCTTTATCGTTCAGTGCGGGCGAAGGCCGACAAGGTGCTGGGGCTGTAAATCTACTCCCCCAGGATCTCCCGTAGCTTCGCGAAGAGCGTGGAGAAGGTGTCATCCCCGGTCACCGGGACAGCACCGGCCCGAGTTCCTTCCGGAGGTTCAGGCAAGGTAACCCAGCTACGGCATCCGCCGTACTTCGCTTCATAGGGGAAATCCCACGGCTGCGCCAAGGCCTCGACTCGGACCAGCGCCACATGAATGCTGCCGCTGCTCATCCCCTTTCCTTCCCAATCGAAACGCTGGCGGATCGTCTCCTCGGTCCAGATATGGTAGGGCTCGAGGGCGGCAACCTTGTCCCAATCGGTGAGCGTCTTCGCCCACAGAGCTTCGCAGTAGTGCGTGATGCTCACCGTCTCACCGGCAACCCATTCCGGCTTGGCAACTATATTGCCCTCACGGACGAATTGGTCCTGATTGTGGAAACGGGTAGGGAAAAGGAAGAAGGACTCTTGGGCAAAGGAGAATCCCGCACGGCCCTCGTGGATGCCACCTTTCCGCAAAATGATCGATTGCCGGCCGCTCGCGAGAGCATCGCACACCACTTGCCATTCCTTGAAGCCGCTTGCCATGGCTTTGGGGTAACGCCGGGATGCCTCGGCCTCAATGGCAATTTGCCGGAGCGGCCTACAGAGCTCGGTTATTTCAGGAGCTTGTCGAAGAAAGGAAGCGCAGCCTTGTAGATCGCCTCATGGCCTGCCGCAGTCGGGTGCTGCCCATCGGCAGTTTCAAACCTGACCGCCCCGAGATCAACGAGACGCGTCTGCTTGTCCTCCGTGCCCTGAAGGTAGGCATTGACCGCCGCGGAGACCTCGTCGCGCGCACGCCCGGAAACCGGAACCATCACCACAATCCTCGTCTCCGGAGAGCAACGCCCGCGGAGCTTGGTCAAACCAGCGATGACAGTTTCCGCTTTCGGAGCACCGTTCTCACCCAGATTGACAAGAACGACTTGGGGACATGGCTGCAGCTTCTCACCCGTCAGGCGGGACTTGGTGCTCGTGATCTGGTCGACAAGCGCCGCCAGCTCCGGGTTATGCCCGAGTCCGCCGCCCCATGCATAACCTCCGAAGGCTAGGCGCGATTCACGATAGCCGTAGTGCTCCGCAAGCAAATGGCCGTAACTTGCCCGGGCATCATCGGAAGCCGCCCATTCATCGTCAGGCGGCCGCCCTTGACTACCGGAGTAAGCGGCAGCGTCACCCGAAAGGATCGAGTCGCCGACGTTCAGCCACAGTGGCGCCGTAGCTGGCACGGTCAACCGGCACTTCGCCGCAACAGTGAATCCGGTAATGCTTACCGCATTCGGAGGAACCTCGCCGGTGAAGCGATCCTCAAAGGGCGAGAGCCCCTTGATGTAGAGATTGATCACAGGATTCGCAGCGGAGTCGGAAAGCAACAATTCTCGCTCACCCGCTGCCAATTGATGGGTCTGGACCGGCCCCTTGTTCACGGTCCACGCGAGAATGGGGAAGCGCAGCGGTGAGGAATAGCCGAGCTTGCTCGTATCCACGTTGAGGACAACCCGCTTCGTCCCCACAAAGGCAAATTTGAAATCGGCACCGCAAACCGAAGAATGAATCCCCTTGGCGTTGCGAATCCAGTTGAGCGGCGAGATCCCCGCAAGAACCTGAGGATCGCCGGACGGAATGAACTTGGAAGCCGCGGAGACCTCCTGCTTCAGCATCCCGATTTTCTCCAGCCACTTCAGCGAGGCTGCCTGCCAGGCATCCCATGATGGCCCCTTGTAGCCATTCAGCCCATGGCCGCCATCGGGCAGTTCCAGATACTCGTTCTCCACTCGATGAGCCTTGAGCGCGGCCACGAAGAGTTCGCTATTCTTCGGCACGACAACCGCGTCGTCCTTGGCATGGGCCAGGAAGGCCGGCGGGGACTTCGCGGTGACCCGCTTCTCGCTGGAGTATTCTTCGATCAACTCCTTCGAGGGATCAGGGCCCAGCAGATTGTTCCGCGAGCCTCCGTGACCTGGCTCGGTCATCGTGATCACGGGATAGATCAACATCGCGAAATCCGGACGTGAGCTAAAGCGGTCGACCGGGTCCTTGGCCTTCGCATCGCCGGAGTCGAAATGAGTCGCCGCCGTCGAAGCGAGATGACCACCCGCCGAAAAGCCGATGATTCCCAGTCGGGCCGGATCGATCTTCCAATCCTTCGCATGGGACCGCGCGAGGCGGATGGCGCGTTGCGCATCGAGCAGCGGAACCTTGTTCTTTCCCTGCGGCAACCGGTACTCGAGCACGAGCCCGGTGATCCCATGGGAATTCAGCCAGCGGGCAATCCCATGACCTTCCCCGTCCGTCACAAGTCCCCCGTAGCCACCACCGGGACAAATGATCACCGCCACGCCATTCGGCTGCTCCGCCTGATGAACGGTCAGCGTCGTGGTGGCCGGCGTCTCGCCACCTTGGCCATCGGGAGCCTTTTCGCCGGGCCAGACAGGAATGCGCTCGGGATCGCCAAAACATAGACCGCAGAAGGTCAGGAACAGCAACAAGGGTTTCATCATCGCTCTTACGGAAGATCAGAAGGCATTTTCCACACGTCTCACCACCGGCTTCTCCCCGTGGGTCAGAATCACTTCGATCACATCGAAACGCCACGGGATCTCCCGCGTGCCCAACAGGCGCAGCCAGGCATTTGCCCCGCGCTCGATGAGCCTCTCCTTCTCTCGTCCCACGGCATCCAAGGGACGACCAAGACCTCCGGCCCGCCGCGTCTTCACCTCGGTAAAAAGCAGCAGCTTCCCCTCCCGGGCCACGATGTCCACTTCTCCGCCCATCGGGCCCTTGAAGTTGCGGTAGATCACCTTGGCGCCATTCGCGGTCAGCCAGGCACGCGCGATCTTTTCGCCCAATACGCCGATCGCCGCAGAACCGATCCCGGCCCCCTCAGCAGTCACCAAGTTGCAAGGTGAGTTGAGCGACCGGTTGAAACGTGCGGCGATGAATGCGGCAAGGCCCATGGCGTCGAAGCGCTTCGAGATGCTCCGGCGTACCATAGCCCATGTGCCGTTCAAAGCCGTATTCCGGAAACTCCCGGCCCATTTCGGTCATCAGGCGGTCCCGCGACACCTTGGCAATGATGCTGGCCGCCGCGATCGAGAGCGAAATGCCATCTCCCCCCACCACGCCATCATGCGCGAAAGGAAAGTTCGGCACCCGCAAGCCGTCGATCAGGCAGTGATGGACCTTCTTCTTCAGCCCCTGCACCGCACGCGCCATCGCGGCATGAGTCGCACGCAAAATGTTGATCTGCTCGATCTCCTCGGTCTCCGCGTAGGAGAGACACCAGAAAACACGGCGATCTTTGATGATGATCTCGTAGAGCTTCTCCCGTTTCGCGGGCGTCAGCTTCTTCGAATCGTCCAAGCCCTCGCAGCACCAGCCGGAGGGAAGGATCACGGCGGCAACCGCCACCGGTCCGGCGAGAGGTCCCCTACCCGCTTCATCCACGCCGGCGACCCATTTCAGGCCGCGGGCGCGGAGAGCGGATTCCAGGGAGTCGTCAGGCACCCGGGCATCAGAACGCCCGCATGCGATTGGTCAATGACATATGAGAGTGATCCTCGGACGCGAAGATCTGCGTGGCAAATACCGTCCCATCCGAATCGACGACAGCGCCGATGCCGGTGGCATTCCAAGAGCCCTTCATGTTCTTCATGTGGCCGGAGGAATTTTTCCAAGCATTGACCAGAACGGCGGCGGAGTTACCGGCGGAACCGGAACAGGTGCCGATGTTCTCGCCCACGTTACTCATCTTCATCATGCGCTGGGCAGCCATGGCCCGCTCCTCGAAGCCGTAGTGGGTGAGGTTCGACTTGCCGAATTTCCCGCGATTCTGACGCATGAACTCGCAGTGCTGCTGGGCCATGCGGTCAAGACCGGCGTGACGCTTGAGCTCCGAACGGCCATTGGAGGCGCGAAAGGAGTTCACTTGGGAGTAGATGTTTCCCACAAGGGAACCATCCGACTTGGAGACCGAGGCATGCGAGGCCATCGGCACGGTGGTGGTGGATAGCTGCGGGCCACACGACGCAAGCATCGTGGCTCC
This portion of the Luteolibacter luteus genome encodes:
- a CDS encoding VOC family protein, whose amino-acid sequence is MKVTEIAFSCYPVTDMARSIAFYEGVLGLTKTMDHEMEDGSGHWVEFDIGAGTLGLGKTPGWEPSPNGCTVGLEVEDFEAAVAKVQAAGVTVTMGPLETPVCHMLMISDPDGSPLIIHKRKPGHA
- the sucD gene encoding succinate--CoA ligase subunit alpha, which codes for MAILVDENTKLLVQGITGSFGARHASLSLDYGTKLVAGVTPGKGGQNFADFVPIFDTVAQAVKETGATASAIFVPPPFAADAILEAVDAGVDLVVCITEGIPVMDMMRVKEAMKGAKSRLIGPNCPGLVTPGYGEKSHGGCRIGITPSQICKRGNVGVVSRSGTLTYEAVFQLTQLGYGQSTLVGIGGDPINGTSHLDVLQMFNEDPETEAIIMIGEIGGNAEVEAARWAKDHCKKPIAGFIAGATAPPGRRMGHAGAIVGGEEDTAQAKKRILAECGIAVSETPSDMAKTLLERWGK
- a CDS encoding malate:quinone oxidoreductase: MKRVETIAEPDVVLIGGGIMSATLGVLLHELDPTLKIQIVEALAEVARESSNPWNNAGTGHAALCELNYTKERPDGSVDISKALEINEAFELSKQFWAYLVQRGLLPDPADFITAVPHMSFVHGKADQAFLRRRYETMKSHHFFAEMEYAEDRTTIRKWAPLLLDGRAAAEPLAATRAEGGTDVNFGALTQSLVDHLASRDVVKIATSHQVRDIRRKRDGRWELTVRNLKKNINRSITAPFVFVGAGGASLPLLQKSKIPEGKGFGGFPVSGQFLVCDNPEIVKRHHAKVYGKAAVGAPPMSVPHLDTRMIDGKNTLLFGPFAGFSPKFLKSGSLFDLPGSVRLSNLVPMLAVGKDNLDLTRYLIEQVMQSPEDRLEALREFFPAAELADWHLLTAGQRVQIIKQDADKGGVLQFGTEIVAAADGSIAALLGASPGASTAVDVMLDIIGKCFSKRLPGWKAKLREMVPSYGKSLQNDVDLYRSVRAKADKVLGL
- a CDS encoding DUF1802 family protein; protein product: MASGFKEWQVVCDALASGRQSIILRKGGIHEGRAGFSFAQESFFLFPTRFHNQDQFVREGNIVAKPEWVAGETVSITHYCEALWAKTLTDWDKVAALEPYHIWTEETIRQRFDWEGKGMSSGSIHVALVRVEALAQPWDFPYEAKYGGCRSWVTLPEPPEGTRAGAVPVTGDDTFSTLFAKLREILGE
- a CDS encoding alpha/beta hydrolase fold domain-containing protein → MMKPLLLFLTFCGLCFGDPERIPVWPGEKAPDGQGGETPATTTLTVHQAEQPNGVAVIICPGGGYGGLVTDGEGHGIARWLNSHGITGLVLEYRLPQGKNKVPLLDAQRAIRLARSHAKDWKIDPARLGIIGFSAGGHLASTAATHFDSGDAKAKDPVDRFSSRPDFAMLIYPVITMTEPGHGGSRNNLLGPDPSKELIEEYSSEKRVTAKSPPAFLAHAKDDAVVVPKNSELFVAALKAHRVENEYLELPDGGHGLNGYKGPSWDAWQAASLKWLEKIGMLKQEVSAASKFIPSGDPQVLAGISPLNWIRNAKGIHSSVCGADFKFAFVGTKRVVLNVDTSKLGYSSPLRFPILAWTVNKGPVQTHQLAAGERELLLSDSAANPVINLYIKGLSPFEDRFTGEVPPNAVSITGFTVAAKCRLTVPATAPLWLNVGDSILSGDAAAYSGSQGRPPDDEWAASDDARASYGHLLAEHYGYRESRLAFGGYAWGGGLGHNPELAALVDQITSTKSRLTGEKLQPCPQVVLVNLGENGAPKAETVIAGLTKLRGRCSPETRIVVMVPVSGRARDEVSAAVNAYLQGTEDKQTRLVDLGAVRFETADGQHPTAAGHEAIYKAALPFFDKLLK
- a CDS encoding YraN family protein, which produces MTAEGAGIGSAAIGVLGEKIARAWLTANGAKVIYRNFKGPMGGEVDIVAREGKLLLFTEVKTRRAGGLGRPLDAVGREKERLIERGANAWLRLLGTREIPWRFDVIEVILTHGEKPVVRRVENAF
- a CDS encoding ribonuclease HII; the encoded protein is MPDDSLESALRARGLKWVAGVDEAGRGPLAGPVAVAAVILPSGWCCEGLDDSKKLTPAKREKLYEIIIKDRRVFWCLSYAETEEIEQINILRATHAAMARAVQGLKKKVHHCLIDGLRVPNFPFAHDGVVGGDGISLSIAAASIIAKVSRDRLMTEMGREFPEYGFERHMGYGTPEHLEALRRHGPCRIHRRTFQPVAQLTLQLGDC
- a CDS encoding CAP domain-containing protein, with product MKITPSRLWVVAAGATMLASCGPQLSTTTVPMASHASVSKSDGSLVGNIYSQVNSFRASNGRSELKRHAGLDRMAQQHCEFMRQNRGKFGKSNLTHYGFEERAMAAQRMMKMSNVGENIGTCSGSAGNSAAVLVNAWKNSSGHMKNMKGSWNATGIGAVVDSDGTVFATQIFASEDHSHMSLTNRMRAF